The Magnetococcales bacterium genome contains a region encoding:
- the clpA gene encoding ATP-dependent Clp protease ATP-binding subunit ClpA: MISKQLESSLNRALRSAQKQGHQYATVEHLLLALTDNPEVSDVLIACGCDLQKLSNDLATHLSSHIPTGSEEDEELEITPTVGFQRVIQRAVYQVQAAGQNTVTGAYVLVAMFSEKESHAVFFLERQNISRLDVQTVLSHGMGVDSEEGNEEEQAEGNPQAPGQNPTKPKANPLELYTVNLNKNAEEGEIDPLIGRGEEITRTLQVLCRRRKNNPLFVGDAGVGKTHLAEGLALKIVKGEVPEVVANSVIYSLDMGSLLAGTKFRGDFEGRLKGVLKELQNREGAILFIDEIHTIIGAGSTSGSTMDASNLLKPLLASGTVRCIGSTTHEEYRGIFEKDRALARRFQKIDLPEPSLEETIQILKGLKSRYEEHHGIRYTAPAIRVAAELSGRHINDRHHPDSAIDVIDEAGAAVHLLPLSRRKKSIGVKEVEGVVARMARIPPRTVSRDDRETLQSLDKNLQITIFGQNPAIEQVCEAIKLSRAGLGNPEKPLGNFLFSGPTGVGKTELARQLSMEMAVELIRFDMSEYMERHTVSRLIGAPPGYVGFDQAGLLTEAVTKNPHAVLLLDEIEKAHPDLFNILLQVMDHGTLTDNNGRKADFRNVILIMTTNAGAQDMERNTLGFVAQGHKGDDLKEIKRLFSPEFRNRLDAIVSFNHLDRSSIVRVVDKCLLVLEADLERQNVSLVAHPSAREWLADKGHNREQGARPMERLIKDKIRRPLADDILFGVLRQGGSVTIREKDGELDLACQATAPAGKEAVTAS, from the coding sequence ATGATCAGCAAACAGCTGGAATCCTCCCTGAATCGGGCCTTACGCTCCGCCCAAAAACAGGGTCACCAATACGCCACCGTTGAGCATCTACTCCTGGCCTTGACCGATAATCCGGAGGTCTCCGACGTGTTGATCGCCTGCGGTTGCGATCTGCAAAAGCTGTCGAACGATCTCGCCACCCACCTTTCCAGCCACATCCCCACCGGCAGCGAAGAGGATGAGGAGCTGGAAATCACCCCTACCGTGGGGTTCCAACGGGTCATCCAGCGGGCGGTCTATCAGGTGCAGGCTGCGGGGCAAAACACCGTCACCGGGGCTTATGTGCTGGTGGCGATGTTCAGCGAAAAAGAGTCCCATGCGGTCTTTTTTCTGGAGCGGCAAAACATTTCCCGGCTGGATGTCCAGACCGTTCTTTCCCACGGCATGGGGGTTGACAGCGAAGAGGGGAACGAAGAAGAACAGGCTGAAGGCAACCCCCAGGCCCCGGGTCAAAACCCAACCAAGCCCAAGGCCAACCCCCTGGAGCTTTATACCGTCAACCTCAACAAAAATGCCGAAGAAGGGGAAATCGACCCCCTCATCGGGCGCGGTGAGGAGATCACCCGGACCTTGCAGGTGCTCTGTCGCCGCCGTAAAAACAACCCCCTCTTCGTAGGGGATGCCGGGGTGGGCAAAACCCATCTCGCCGAAGGGCTGGCTCTGAAAATCGTCAAGGGAGAAGTGCCGGAAGTGGTGGCCAACAGCGTCATCTACTCCCTCGACATGGGCTCACTGCTGGCAGGCACCAAATTTCGCGGCGATTTTGAAGGGCGGCTCAAGGGGGTGTTGAAGGAGCTGCAAAACCGTGAAGGAGCCATCCTCTTTATCGATGAAATCCACACCATCATCGGGGCAGGCTCCACCAGTGGCTCCACCATGGACGCTTCCAATCTTTTGAAGCCGCTCCTCGCTTCCGGAACCGTTCGCTGCATCGGTTCCACCACCCACGAGGAGTATCGGGGCATTTTTGAAAAAGATCGGGCGCTGGCCAGACGATTTCAAAAAATCGATCTTCCCGAACCCTCCCTGGAAGAGACCATTCAGATTCTGAAAGGGCTCAAAAGCCGTTACGAAGAGCACCACGGCATCCGCTACACAGCCCCGGCCATCCGGGTGGCGGCAGAGCTTTCCGGCAGGCATATCAACGACCGCCACCATCCCGACTCCGCCATCGATGTCATCGACGAAGCCGGTGCCGCAGTCCACCTGCTCCCCCTCTCCCGTCGCAAAAAATCCATCGGCGTCAAAGAGGTCGAAGGGGTTGTGGCCCGCATGGCCCGAATCCCCCCCCGCACCGTCAGTCGGGATGATCGGGAAACCCTGCAAAGTCTTGATAAAAACCTCCAAATCACCATCTTTGGCCAAAACCCGGCCATCGAGCAGGTGTGTGAAGCCATCAAGCTCTCTCGGGCAGGGCTCGGCAACCCGGAAAAACCCCTGGGTAATTTCCTCTTTTCCGGCCCCACAGGGGTGGGCAAAACCGAACTGGCCCGGCAGCTCTCCATGGAGATGGCGGTGGAGTTGATTCGCTTCGATATGAGCGAATATATGGAACGCCATACCGTCTCCCGACTGATCGGCGCCCCTCCGGGTTATGTGGGATTCGACCAGGCTGGACTCTTGACCGAAGCCGTCACCAAAAATCCCCACGCAGTGCTGCTGCTGGACGAAATAGAAAAAGCCCACCCGGATCTGTTCAATATTCTGCTCCAGGTGATGGATCACGGCACACTCACCGACAACAATGGCCGCAAAGCCGATTTTCGCAATGTGATCCTGATCATGACCACCAACGCCGGAGCCCAGGATATGGAGCGCAACACCCTGGGTTTTGTCGCCCAGGGACACAAGGGAGACGACCTGAAGGAGATCAAACGACTCTTTTCCCCGGAATTCCGCAACCGGCTGGATGCCATCGTCTCCTTCAACCACCTGGATCGAAGCTCCATCGTGCGGGTGGTGGATAAATGCCTGCTAGTGCTGGAAGCTGACCTGGAGCGCCAAAACGTCTCCCTGGTGGCACACCCTTCAGCTCGGGAGTGGCTGGCAGACAAAGGCCACAACCGGGAGCAGGGAGCCCGACCCATGGAGCGGCTTATCAAAGATAAAATCCGCAGGCCCCTGGCAGACGATATTCTCTTCGGCGTGCTGCGCCAGGGAGGATCGGTTACTATTCGGGAGAAGGATGGCGAGTTGGATCTGGCTTGCCAGGCGACCGCTCCAGCCGGGAAAGAGGCGGTTACTGCCAGCTAG
- a CDS encoding TRAP transporter substrate-binding protein, with product MSKKESTAEPKTRRGFLKGAVAATGAAAAAVSAPNIAIAGKKIRWKMVTTWPKNFPGLGMGANFLAKTIGEMSGGRLKVKVYGAKELVGAFEVFDAVSRGTAQMGHGAAYYWKGKHPATQFFAAVPFGLTAQEMNGWLYHGGGMELWSKLYDQFGMVPTAIGNTGVQMGGWFNKQINTVDDLKGLKMRIPGLGGEVLKRAGGTPVSLPGGEIFPSLQSGSIDATEWVGPYNDLAFGLHKAAKYYYFPGWHEPGTTLECMINKKALHALPKDLQSIVLNACKVANQDMLADFTARNNNALSILVDTHKVDLRRFPDEVISKLKSLSDEVVAEIAGKDPLSKEVYESFKKFRDQAVSWHAVSEQAYLNARKA from the coding sequence ATGAGCAAAAAAGAGTCAACTGCCGAGCCTAAAACCCGTCGTGGATTTTTAAAGGGCGCTGTTGCCGCCACCGGGGCTGCTGCTGCGGCTGTTTCTGCACCCAACATCGCTATTGCCGGCAAAAAAATTCGTTGGAAAATGGTCACCACCTGGCCGAAAAACTTTCCTGGTTTGGGAATGGGGGCCAACTTTTTAGCCAAAACCATCGGTGAGATGAGCGGTGGCCGTTTGAAGGTCAAGGTCTATGGCGCCAAGGAGCTGGTGGGGGCTTTTGAGGTGTTCGATGCGGTCTCCCGGGGCACCGCCCAAATGGGTCATGGCGCAGCCTATTATTGGAAGGGCAAGCACCCTGCCACCCAGTTTTTTGCAGCAGTGCCCTTTGGCTTGACCGCCCAGGAGATGAACGGCTGGCTCTATCACGGCGGCGGCATGGAACTCTGGAGCAAGCTCTACGATCAGTTCGGCATGGTGCCCACCGCCATCGGCAATACCGGCGTGCAGATGGGGGGATGGTTTAACAAGCAGATCAACACTGTTGATGACCTCAAAGGCCTCAAAATGCGTATTCCGGGGCTGGGGGGGGAGGTGCTCAAACGCGCTGGGGGGACGCCTGTCAGCCTCCCGGGCGGGGAAATTTTTCCTTCCCTGCAATCGGGCTCCATCGACGCCACCGAATGGGTCGGCCCCTATAATGACCTGGCTTTCGGTCTCCACAAGGCCGCCAAATATTACTACTTTCCCGGCTGGCACGAGCCCGGCACCACCCTGGAGTGCATGATCAACAAAAAGGCCCTCCACGCCCTGCCGAAAGATCTGCAATCCATCGTCTTGAACGCCTGTAAGGTGGCCAACCAGGATATGTTGGCTGACTTTACCGCCCGCAACAACAACGCCCTCTCCATTTTGGTGGATACCCACAAGGTGGACCTGCGCCGTTTCCCTGATGAGGTGATCTCCAAGTTGAAATCCCTCTCCGATGAGGTGGTCGCCGAGATTGCCGGCAAGGATCCTCTCTCCAAGGAGGTCTACGAATCATTCAAAAAATTCCGGGATCAGGCGGTCTCCTGGCATGCGGTATCAGAGCAGGCCTATCTGAATGCCCGTAAAGCGTGA
- a CDS encoding FAD-dependent oxidoreductase: MKKAKFVLLIVIFGLIGGFFIFGLGDYLNLEFIKSQRAVIEAFHESHPFKAAGIYFLLYVVVTGLSLPGAVPMTLIGGAIFGLGWGTVLISFASTIGATLAFLASRFLFRETIRTRFGNRIGAIDRGVQKEGAFYLFTLRLVPAFPFFLINLAMGLTALSTPTYFLVSQIGMLPGTLVFVNAGTQLAQIDSISGILSPALMGSFVLLGIFPLIAKKMVALVQARKVLAGYSRPKKFDRNLIVIGAGAAGLVTSYIAAAVKAEVTLIEKHRMGGDCLNTGCVPSKAIIRTAKFLSHAKRASELGLKPVSVDFDFVQVMERVQRVIKTIEPHDSVERYTELGVECLQGAARITSPYHVEVNGKTLSTRNIVIATGARPLVPDIPGLEEMDYLTSDTIWDIREQPKRLLVMGGGPIGCELAQAFSRLGSEVILVQRRDRLMVREDVEISEMVAARFRGEGIDLRLGYTPKAFRWVDGVKTLICVAGGEEVAIEFDQLLLAMGRRANTSGFGLEELGIPVTSKGTVEVNDFLATRFPHIYACGDVAGPYQFTHTAAHQAWYTSVNALFGRFKKFKVDYSVIPWCTFTEPEVARVGLNEIEAKERGIAYEVTTYGIDDLDRAIADEEAHGLVKVLTVPGRDKLLGVTIVGEHGGDLIAEFVLAMRHGLGLNKILGTIHIYPTMAEANKYVAGNWKKAHVSEGVLSWLKKYHTWQRG; the protein is encoded by the coding sequence ATGAAAAAAGCCAAGTTTGTTTTGTTGATTGTTATTTTCGGTTTGATCGGGGGATTTTTTATTTTTGGGCTGGGGGATTATCTCAACCTGGAATTCATCAAGTCCCAGCGGGCTGTCATTGAGGCATTCCATGAAAGTCATCCCTTCAAGGCAGCTGGGATCTATTTTTTGCTCTATGTGGTGGTGACCGGACTTTCCCTGCCGGGGGCGGTGCCCATGACCTTGATTGGTGGGGCGATATTTGGTCTTGGATGGGGGACGGTGCTCATCTCTTTTGCCTCCACCATCGGGGCTACTCTGGCTTTTCTGGCTTCCCGGTTTCTTTTTCGGGAGACCATTCGCACTCGTTTTGGGAATCGGATCGGTGCGATTGATCGGGGGGTCCAGAAGGAGGGGGCTTTTTATCTCTTCACCCTGCGTTTGGTGCCTGCCTTTCCTTTTTTCCTGATCAACCTGGCCATGGGGCTGACGGCCCTTTCGACTCCGACCTATTTTTTGGTGAGCCAGATCGGCATGCTGCCGGGGACTCTGGTTTTTGTGAATGCGGGTACGCAACTGGCTCAGATTGATTCGATCTCGGGTATTTTATCTCCAGCCTTGATGGGATCGTTTGTGCTGTTGGGGATTTTTCCGTTGATCGCCAAAAAAATGGTCGCCCTGGTCCAGGCGCGCAAGGTGTTGGCAGGCTATTCCCGACCGAAAAAATTTGACCGCAATCTGATCGTGATTGGGGCAGGCGCAGCAGGGCTTGTGACCTCCTATATCGCGGCGGCGGTCAAAGCGGAAGTCACTCTTATTGAAAAGCACCGTATGGGGGGGGATTGTCTCAATACCGGTTGTGTTCCTTCCAAAGCGATTATCCGCACGGCCAAGTTTCTCTCCCACGCCAAGCGGGCCTCTGAGCTGGGACTCAAGCCGGTGAGTGTTGATTTTGATTTTGTCCAGGTGATGGAACGGGTGCAGCGGGTGATCAAGACCATCGAGCCTCACGATTCGGTAGAGCGTTATACCGAACTCGGGGTGGAGTGCTTGCAGGGGGCTGCCCGAATTACCTCTCCTTATCATGTGGAAGTGAATGGCAAGACGCTTTCTACCCGTAATATCGTGATTGCCACAGGTGCTCGGCCACTGGTGCCGGACATTCCGGGTTTGGAGGAGATGGACTATCTCACCTCTGACACGATCTGGGACATTCGGGAGCAACCCAAGAGACTGCTCGTGATGGGTGGCGGCCCTATCGGCTGTGAGTTGGCTCAGGCTTTTTCCCGCTTGGGGAGTGAGGTGATTTTAGTACAGCGGCGGGATCGTTTGATGGTGCGGGAGGATGTGGAGATTTCCGAGATGGTGGCGGCACGGTTTCGGGGGGAGGGGATTGATCTTCGCTTGGGGTACACGCCGAAGGCATTTCGATGGGTGGATGGGGTGAAAACGTTGATTTGCGTAGCGGGTGGGGAGGAGGTTGCCATTGAGTTCGATCAGCTGTTGCTGGCAATGGGGCGGCGTGCCAATACATCGGGGTTTGGTTTGGAGGAGTTGGGTATTCCGGTGACTTCCAAGGGCACGGTGGAGGTGAACGATTTTTTGGCGACGCGTTTTCCTCATATTTATGCTTGTGGCGATGTGGCTGGCCCCTATCAATTTACCCACACGGCGGCGCATCAGGCTTGGTATACCTCGGTGAATGCGTTGTTTGGTCGGTTTAAAAAATTCAAGGTGGATTATTCGGTGATTCCCTGGTGTACCTTTACTGAGCCTGAGGTGGCGCGGGTGGGGTTGAATGAGATTGAGGCCAAGGAGCGGGGGATTGCTTATGAGGTCACTACTTATGGCATTGATGATTTGGATCGGGCGATTGCGGATGAAGAGGCGCATGGTTTGGTGAAGGTGTTGACGGTCCCGGGTCGGGATAAATTGTTGGGTGTGACGATTGTTGGGGAGCATGGGGGGGATTTGATTGCGGAGTTTGTATTGGCGATGCGTCATGGTTTGGGTTTGAACAAGATTTTAGGCACCATTCACATCTATCCGACGATGGCTGAGGCGAATAAGTATGTTGCTGGCAATTGGAAAAAGGCCCATGTGTCTGAGGGGGTTCTCAGTTGGCTGAAAAAGTATCACACGTGGCAGAGGGGTTAG
- a CDS encoding Do family serine endopeptidase — translation MNRAWKKSVWIGSIFILFVAVAATAGLPMAVGGKRLPSLAPMVEKVIPSVVNIATSTTIETPEHPILSDPFFRRFFEFPRQGRQKDKVERSLGSGVVVDARKGFILTNHHVIKDADQITVTSQDGKILSAHLVGVDPETDIAVIRVPAKGLQEIEMGDSDDLRVGDFVVAIGNPFGLGQTVTSGIISALGRTGLGIEGYEDFIQTDASINPGNSGGALVDLDGKLVGINTAILAKGGGNVGIGFAIPVDMAQRVMSQLVEYGEVRRGLLGVQAQSLTPELALAFGIHNDTKGAVITRVTPGTAAERAGLKAGDVITKANGKKIDGVSDLRNLIGLARIGEQVKIEFIRDGRTKRVNAHVAEPEQLRLDGSEVDPRLEGALLEIPDEDGATGISIVDLERESPAWQTGLRPGDRIISANRIPVKTFKELSRAVRKKKHKMLLNIERGGEGFFILVR, via the coding sequence ATGAACCGAGCTTGGAAAAAAAGCGTCTGGATTGGGAGCATTTTCATTCTGTTTGTCGCTGTGGCCGCTACAGCCGGGCTGCCCATGGCTGTGGGGGGTAAACGCCTGCCCAGCCTCGCTCCCATGGTGGAAAAAGTCATTCCATCGGTGGTCAATATCGCCACCTCCACCACCATCGAAACCCCGGAACACCCCATCCTCTCCGATCCCTTCTTCCGTCGTTTTTTTGAATTTCCCCGCCAGGGCCGACAAAAGGACAAGGTGGAACGAAGCCTGGGCTCAGGGGTAGTAGTGGATGCCCGCAAAGGATTTATCCTCACCAACCACCACGTCATCAAAGATGCCGACCAGATTACCGTCACCTCCCAGGATGGCAAAATTCTCAGCGCCCACCTGGTGGGGGTTGATCCGGAAACCGATATTGCAGTCATACGAGTCCCCGCCAAGGGCTTGCAAGAGATCGAAATGGGAGATTCGGACGATCTGCGGGTGGGAGACTTTGTGGTCGCCATCGGCAATCCCTTTGGTCTGGGTCAAACCGTCACCTCCGGTATCATCAGTGCGTTGGGGCGCACGGGGCTCGGTATCGAAGGGTATGAAGATTTTATCCAGACCGACGCCTCCATCAACCCCGGCAACTCCGGTGGGGCGCTGGTGGATCTCGACGGCAAGCTGGTGGGAATCAATACCGCCATCCTGGCCAAGGGGGGGGGGAATGTCGGCATCGGCTTTGCCATCCCGGTGGATATGGCCCAGCGGGTGATGTCCCAGCTGGTGGAATATGGCGAGGTGCGCCGGGGATTGCTGGGGGTGCAAGCCCAGAGCCTGACCCCGGAGTTGGCCCTTGCCTTCGGTATTCATAACGACACCAAGGGGGCGGTGATTACCCGGGTCACTCCAGGGACTGCTGCTGAGCGGGCCGGGCTTAAAGCCGGGGATGTGATCACCAAAGCCAACGGTAAAAAGATCGATGGGGTCTCTGATCTGAGAAACCTCATCGGGCTTGCCCGGATTGGTGAGCAGGTCAAAATCGAGTTTATCCGGGATGGCCGCACCAAGCGGGTGAATGCCCATGTGGCGGAGCCTGAACAGTTGCGCCTGGATGGCTCGGAGGTGGATCCCCGTTTGGAAGGGGCACTTCTGGAAATTCCGGATGAAGATGGCGCTACCGGTATCAGCATTGTCGATTTGGAGCGGGAGAGCCCTGCCTGGCAAACGGGATTGCGCCCGGGAGACCGGATTATTTCCGCCAACCGCATCCCGGTGAAAACCTTCAAGGAGCTTTCCCGTGCGGTACGCAAGAAAAAGCATAAAATGTTGCTGAACATCGAACGCGGGGGGGAGGGGTTTTTTATCCTGGTGCGCTAG
- a CDS encoding NUDIX hydrolase, with protein sequence MAWIPETPFLTADIIIELLDHPNRPIVLIERKNPPPGWALPGGFVDRGERVEVAAVREALEETGLKVKLKTLLGVYSDPNRDPRMHTTTPVYIAEAHGDPVAADDAKNVMIVDPKKIPVTLAFDHGLILADYVRYRESGQVAPLREA encoded by the coding sequence ATGGCCTGGATCCCCGAAACCCCCTTCCTCACCGCTGACATCATCATTGAACTTTTGGACCACCCCAACCGTCCAATCGTCTTGATTGAGCGGAAAAATCCGCCCCCTGGCTGGGCGCTGCCTGGGGGATTTGTGGATCGGGGGGAGCGGGTGGAGGTGGCGGCGGTTCGGGAGGCGCTGGAGGAGACTGGGCTCAAGGTCAAGCTCAAGACCTTGCTCGGGGTCTATTCCGATCCCAACCGGGATCCCCGCATGCACACCACCACCCCGGTCTACATCGCCGAAGCCCATGGGGATCCGGTCGCCGCTGACGACGCCAAAAATGTCATGATCGTCGATCCAAAAAAAATCCCCGTCACCCTGGCATTTGATCATGGATTGATTTTGGCCGATTATGTCCGCTATCGGGAGAGCGGCCAGGTTGCACCACTACGTGAGGCATAA
- a CDS encoding ParB/Srx family N-terminal domain-containing protein — MNGKIKTSIVCGVFLLSLALVPTTAMAKKKACEDLKTSDYGDPKTGTTGKECTIPITDIHLTQYAVGKAAVECKIKKVDSKVRKYLDKHDKKYKGQLSSVSASSMVDALNDYLDADNRHIPLVRGRKGDDGNKTFYTTDHHHLGAAVWNYEGFQNLSDKKRKKVKFIATVKDDLKDKASWDSFWDTMIAEFYTWPYDNNGKPLADSRFNSEDGPYPGDFGVVFEEAHNDKYRSISRWVRENCLYLKDGKTQCKDIYDRIGVTPKAVDFMEFVWANYLREKLPWPASETEAHDSIFLSLYSQTPGLMRAPEALEYLKTHNPNPEKYKAEDYGYHRDGLYLYLNFDGDICEEETDMIITP; from the coding sequence ATGAATGGAAAAATTAAAACCAGCATAGTGTGTGGGGTGTTTTTGTTGAGCCTGGCACTGGTTCCAACCACCGCCATGGCGAAAAAAAAGGCGTGTGAAGATTTGAAAACCAGTGATTACGGCGATCCAAAAACAGGAACAACGGGGAAAGAGTGCACGATCCCGATCACCGATATTCACCTGACTCAATATGCCGTCGGTAAGGCAGCGGTTGAGTGCAAAATCAAAAAAGTAGACAGTAAAGTTCGGAAATATCTTGATAAACATGACAAAAAATACAAAGGGCAGCTCTCTTCCGTCAGCGCCTCCAGCATGGTGGATGCTCTGAACGACTATCTGGATGCAGACAATCGCCACATTCCCCTGGTGCGCGGTCGCAAAGGGGACGATGGCAACAAAACCTTCTATACCACCGACCATCACCATCTGGGAGCGGCGGTGTGGAACTATGAAGGTTTTCAGAATCTGTCTGATAAAAAAAGGAAGAAAGTCAAATTTATCGCCACAGTGAAAGATGACCTCAAAGACAAGGCATCCTGGGACAGCTTTTGGGACACCATGATCGCTGAGTTTTACACTTGGCCCTATGACAATAACGGCAAACCTCTGGCTGATAGCCGCTTCAACAGCGAAGATGGTCCCTATCCCGGGGATTTTGGAGTGGTGTTTGAGGAGGCCCATAACGATAAATATCGTTCCATCTCCCGGTGGGTACGGGAAAACTGCCTCTATCTGAAGGATGGCAAGACCCAGTGCAAGGATATCTATGATCGCATTGGTGTCACCCCCAAGGCGGTGGATTTCATGGAGTTTGTCTGGGCCAACTATCTGCGGGAAAAACTACCCTGGCCCGCCAGCGAAACCGAAGCCCACGACAGTATATTCCTCAGCCTCTACAGCCAAACCCCGGGCCTGATGCGTGCTCCGGAGGCTCTGGAATATCTCAAAACCCACAACCCCAATCCTGAAAAATACAAGGCAGAGGATTACGGTTACCACAGGGATGGCCTCTACCTCTACCTGAACTTCGATGGGGACATCTGTGAAGAAGAAACAGATATGATCATTACGCCGTAA